A window of Haloarcula sp. H-GB4 contains these coding sequences:
- a CDS encoding TIGR04206 family protein has protein sequence MDRGPRRRLLAVVVAGLIPWTVVLIGEELTLVFSFGLFNTNPPELLSVYSYFIRFTSALPQFIESWGSGVLLYAFALASAVAGVVWREDVRVTALALVGAGLTQFPVFLGFNRRLNYVAVPVGSLVLLILVWWYYLPAIRADTATR, from the coding sequence ATGGACCGCGGTCCCCGACGCCGTCTTCTCGCTGTCGTTGTTGCTGGCCTCATCCCTTGGACAGTGGTGCTGATTGGAGAGGAACTGACGCTCGTCTTCTCCTTTGGCCTGTTCAATACGAACCCACCGGAACTGCTCTCGGTCTACAGCTACTTCATCCGCTTTACCAGCGCACTGCCACAGTTTATCGAATCGTGGGGTTCGGGCGTCCTGTTGTATGCATTCGCCTTGGCCAGCGCCGTTGCCGGTGTCGTCTGGCGTGAGGACGTTCGAGTGACTGCTCTCGCACTCGTAGGTGCGGGCCTGACACAGTTTCCCGTGTTTCTGGGATTCAACAGGCGGCTCAACTACGTGGCTGTCCCGGTCGGTTCCCTCGTCCTACTTATCCTGGTTTGGTGGTACTATCTCCCGGCCATCCGGGCGGACACGGCGACACGGTGA
- a CDS encoding GTP-binding protein: protein MGLEEEIQELEDEIASTPYNKSTEAHIGRLKSKLAEKKEKLEQQASSGGGGGYGVEKHGDATVALVGFPSVGKSTLLNALTNAESETGAYEFTTLDVYPGMLKHKGANIQILDVPGLIEGAAGGRGGGKEVLSVVRTADLIVFLISVFEIDQYDRLSEELYKNKIRLDQDPPWVNVRKKGKDGISVNTATGVELDDETVKAVLREHGYVNADVTIGEQLDIDQLIDGVMDNRVYLPSLVAINKADLIEPDYLPKVEDELQERDIDPEEAIFISAEEEKGLDSLTERIWEELGLIRIYMDKPGRGVDREEPLILREGDTVDDACEKLGGSFDERFRFARVTGPSAKHDEQQVGRDHELADEDILRIIANR, encoded by the coding sequence ATGGGGCTCGAAGAGGAGATTCAGGAACTCGAAGACGAAATCGCCAGCACTCCCTACAACAAGTCTACAGAGGCCCATATCGGTCGGCTGAAGTCCAAGCTCGCGGAGAAAAAGGAGAAGCTCGAACAACAGGCCTCTTCGGGCGGCGGCGGTGGCTACGGTGTTGAGAAACACGGCGATGCGACCGTCGCGCTCGTCGGGTTCCCCAGCGTCGGGAAGTCGACGCTGCTGAACGCCCTCACTAACGCCGAGTCCGAAACCGGTGCCTACGAATTTACCACACTTGATGTCTATCCGGGAATGCTCAAGCACAAGGGCGCGAACATCCAGATTCTCGACGTTCCCGGACTTATCGAAGGGGCTGCTGGCGGCCGCGGTGGTGGGAAAGAAGTGTTGTCCGTCGTCCGGACCGCGGACCTCATCGTCTTCCTCATCTCCGTCTTTGAGATTGACCAATACGACCGACTCAGCGAAGAACTGTATAAGAACAAGATTCGCCTCGATCAGGATCCACCGTGGGTTAACGTCCGCAAAAAGGGCAAAGACGGGATTTCGGTTAACACGGCCACCGGCGTCGAACTCGACGACGAGACGGTCAAAGCCGTCCTGCGCGAACACGGCTACGTCAACGCCGACGTGACCATCGGCGAGCAGCTCGATATCGACCAGCTCATCGACGGGGTGATGGACAACCGGGTCTACTTGCCGTCCCTCGTCGCCATCAACAAGGCGGACCTCATCGAACCCGATTACCTTCCGAAGGTCGAAGACGAACTCCAAGAGCGGGACATTGACCCCGAGGAGGCAATCTTCATCAGCGCTGAGGAAGAGAAAGGGCTGGATAGCCTCACCGAACGCATCTGGGAGGAACTCGGCCTGATCCGGATCTACATGGACAAGCCGGGCCGCGGTGTCGACCGCGAGGAACCGCTGATACTCCGCGAGGGCGACACCGTTGACGACGCCTGCGAGAAACTCGGCGGTAGCTTCGATGAGCGCTTCCGCTTTGCTCGCGTGACCGGCCCGAGTGCCAAGCACGACGAACAGCAGGTCGGGCGCGACCACGAACTCGCGGACGAGGATATCCTACGAATCATCGCTAATCGCTAG
- a CDS encoding 50S ribosomal protein L11, producing MAGTIEVLVPGGEANPGPPLGPELGPTPVDVQAVVQEINDQTAAFDGTEVPVTVEYDDDGSFEIEVGVPPTAELIKDEAGFETGSGEPQEDFVADLSVDQVKQIAEQKHPDLLSYDLTNAAKEVVGTCTSLGVTIEGENPREFKERIDAGEYDDAFAAEAQA from the coding sequence ATGGCTGGAACTATCGAAGTCCTCGTTCCCGGTGGGGAGGCCAACCCTGGCCCGCCACTCGGTCCGGAACTCGGCCCGACACCGGTGGACGTGCAGGCAGTCGTACAGGAGATCAACGACCAGACCGCAGCGTTCGACGGTACCGAAGTCCCCGTCACCGTCGAGTACGACGACGACGGCTCCTTCGAGATCGAAGTCGGTGTCCCACCGACAGCTGAACTCATCAAGGACGAGGCCGGCTTCGAGACCGGCAGCGGCGAGCCCCAAGAGGACTTCGTCGCTGACCTCTCCGTTGATCAGGTCAAACAGATCGCCGAACAGAAGCACCCTGACCTGCTGTCCTACGACCTCACGAACGCCGCAAAGGAAGTCGTTGGGACGTGCACCTCCCTCGGTGTCACTATCGAAGGCGAGAACCCACGCGAATTCAAGGAGCGCATCGACGCAGGCGAGTACGACGACGCGTTCGCGGCCGAAGCACAAGCGTAA
- a CDS encoding 50S ribosomal protein L1, whose translation MADQEIENAVSRALEDAPERNFRETVDLAVNLRDLDLNDPSNRVDESVVLPAGTGQETTIVVFAEGETALRAEEVADDVLDEDELEELGGDDDAAKDLADDTDFFIAEKGLMQDIGRYLGTVLGPRGKMPEPLDPDDDVVEVIERMKNTVQLRSGERRTFHTRVGAEDMSAEDISDNIDVILRRLHADLEKGPLNIDTVYVKTTMGPAMEVA comes from the coding sequence ATGGCAGATCAGGAAATAGAGAACGCAGTCTCGCGCGCACTCGAGGACGCACCTGAGCGGAATTTCCGCGAAACGGTCGACCTCGCTGTGAACCTGCGCGACTTAGATCTTAACGACCCGTCGAACCGCGTCGACGAGTCCGTCGTGCTTCCTGCTGGCACCGGCCAGGAGACCACTATTGTGGTCTTCGCCGAGGGCGAAACCGCCCTTCGTGCCGAGGAAGTTGCAGACGACGTACTCGACGAGGACGAACTCGAGGAACTCGGTGGCGACGACGACGCCGCCAAGGACCTTGCCGATGACACTGACTTCTTCATTGCGGAGAAGGGACTGATGCAGGACATCGGTCGCTACCTCGGGACCGTCCTCGGTCCGCGTGGGAAGATGCCGGAACCGCTCGACCCCGACGACGACGTCGTCGAGGTCATCGAACGCATGAAAAACACCGTGCAGCTCCGCAGCGGGGAACGGCGAACGTTCCACACGCGGGTCGGCGCGGAGGACATGTCTGCCGAGGATATCTCGGACAACATCGACGTTATCCTCCGCCGTCTGCACGCGGACCTCGAGAAGGGCCCGCTCAACATCGACACTGTCTACGTGAAGACGACGATGGGGCCTGCGATGGAGGTTGCCTGA
- a CDS encoding 50S ribosomal protein L10: protein MSAESERKTETIPEWKQEEVDAIVEMIESYESVGVVNIAGIPSRQLQDMRRDLHGAAELRVSRNTLLERALDEVDDGLEDLNSYITGQVGIIGTDDNPFSLFQELEASKTPAPIGAGEVAPNDIVIPEGDTGVDPGPFVGELQSVGADARIQEGSIQVLSDSTVLDTGEEVSQELANVLNELGIEPKEVGLDLRAVFADGVLFEPEELELDIDEYRSDIQAAAGRAFNLSVNADYPTATTAPTMLQSARGNAKSLALQAAIEDPEVVPDLVSKADAQVRALASQIDDEEALPEELQGVEADVATEEPTDDQDEDTASEDNADADDTAEEADEDDDDDGDAGDALGEMF, encoded by the coding sequence ATGAGCGCCGAATCCGAACGCAAGACCGAAACCATTCCCGAGTGGAAGCAGGAAGAGGTCGACGCCATCGTAGAGATGATCGAGTCCTACGAAAGCGTCGGCGTCGTCAACATCGCCGGGATTCCGTCCCGGCAACTGCAGGATATGCGACGTGACCTGCATGGGGCCGCCGAACTTCGTGTCTCCCGGAACACGCTGCTTGAGCGTGCGCTCGACGAAGTCGATGACGGACTCGAAGACCTCAACAGTTACATCACCGGGCAGGTCGGGATTATCGGGACCGACGACAATCCATTCTCGCTGTTTCAGGAACTCGAGGCCTCCAAGACACCCGCACCCATCGGTGCTGGCGAGGTGGCTCCGAACGATATCGTGATTCCGGAAGGCGACACGGGCGTCGACCCCGGGCCGTTCGTCGGCGAACTCCAGAGCGTTGGTGCCGACGCACGCATTCAGGAAGGCTCCATTCAGGTCCTTTCTGACTCGACGGTGCTTGACACCGGCGAGGAAGTCTCTCAGGAACTCGCAAACGTTCTGAACGAACTCGGCATTGAACCGAAGGAGGTCGGTCTCGACCTTCGCGCCGTCTTCGCCGACGGTGTGCTGTTCGAACCCGAGGAACTGGAACTCGACATCGACGAGTACCGGAGCGACATCCAGGCGGCTGCCGGCCGAGCGTTCAATCTCTCGGTCAACGCCGACTACCCGACTGCGACGACGGCCCCAACGATGCTCCAGTCCGCTCGTGGCAACGCCAAGAGCCTCGCGCTCCAGGCAGCCATCGAAGACCCCGAGGTCGTGCCTGACCTCGTGAGCAAGGCTGACGCACAGGTCCGTGCGCTCGCCTCGCAGATTGATGACGAAGAGGCACTCCCGGAAGAGCTCCAGGGTGTTGAGGCCGACGTGGCGACAGAGGAACCGACTGACGACCAAGACGAGGACACCGCATCCGAGGACAACGCGGACGCCGACGACACGGCCGAAGAGGCCGACGAAGACGACGACGATGATGGCGACGCCGGCGACGCACTCGGAGAGATGTTCTAA
- the rpl12p gene encoding 50S ribosomal protein P1 has protein sequence MEYVYAALILNESGEEINEDNLTDVLDAAGVDVEESRVKALVAALEDVDIEEAVDQAAAAPVPASGGAAAPAEGDADEADEADEEAEEEAADDGGDDDDDEDDEASGEGLGELFG, from the coding sequence ATGGAATACGTATACGCTGCACTCATCCTGAACGAATCGGGCGAAGAAATCAACGAAGACAACCTCACCGACGTGCTCGACGCTGCGGGCGTCGATGTCGAGGAGTCCCGTGTCAAGGCCCTCGTCGCCGCCCTCGAAGACGTCGATATCGAGGAGGCCGTCGACCAGGCCGCTGCGGCACCGGTGCCGGCAAGCGGTGGCGCGGCCGCACCCGCAGAGGGTGACGCTGACGAGGCCGACGAGGCCGACGAGGAAGCTGAAGAAGAGGCTGCCGACGACGGCGGCGACGACGATGACGATGAAGACGACGAGGCAAGCGGTGAGGGCCTCGGCGAACTCTTCGGCTAA
- a CDS encoding CARDB domain-containing protein: MFEWGSRGAGDRGVSHVLGVVLLASAVIIGAVLIVQVGQQTIGDANDDANVELAEEVLLSVDQSFQRSDTNESVEVPDRVRSDVAVSDDAAYNLTLNGRSACSTGNRSLQTIQYQKNGQQVGYQGGGVWRMTESGATMSSPPAVSYDEGALSVSFANISGQQIGGSSVAIRSNATAQRSHEAALQMALFTDVSYEDARTGSFSSPSYECTPSQVANATLTIKNSSYARAWADWARSTYDDQHVTVKPASVEPGETIHIRFALGDVSDSKFAVDNITVQSDPSNPGQATVSATVTNAGGLKDTQTVTLKHNRSGAPNEATQTVTLGGGKSTTVSGTVDIAVAKPHNFTVESDHDTAFERIVYTTVSGTPSLDITGSSMPATARLNQVPSATVTVTNNGEMTADQEVVFLVNGSVNATRSVLIDPGESRTLDFGPSMPTSENGTYDIEVKTADDTYSYDFTVGDTGVFKITSVSPPGGLKSGDTATVEATVENTGDIRKSAEVKIRIENATSGNVVASKDPTLTLDGSRRGAESGTASVTSGQLTVGSPQHYTYVVDTPDDTQQGSFVVGSSPPPLFEITAADVQSPVTPGNQTSVELTVTNTGGTEGKQTLGVEYNGTTHIAEDERLAPGKSVTLNRTVTAPGKPGKYLLTFSTANRSRQATLYVQPDSLLEGNGSTVTIQQSVNASVALKGADLEGFNQRYSYIFHAPVQMSVYVDNGSSQQSVGLWRGYENGNINGPHAEQRLVSDEHENPYYYSASFEPGTEVSVFATAYGCDGYALTDPLIRLADENYATAYCSDWDRYDTTTVSQTQNQQNLVILNNGDELPSFEQAQWYQRDIQDTLGSRVNDTGYLQLGDGERAFLYELSEEGANPANASNDGDPDYNDAVVLFTVNAIEKNVQTGPKFNLTDVTAPPRVDETNDATLTAEVRNSGGKSGEVTLETSFDGNSIGTNSTTIRPGETETVTFTLPTSSKASEETYPYMVSVAGTQQKAGGNVRVGSTPEQFMQVDSVRVQSAIDNDDTTTATVNITNVGGQAGVDTVVLRAKNKDDASPSFTTIDSKTMSPNLDPGETRQFMLDMPTSRGNYTYYVETSNSTSPKQSFFVGESNVVVNETQSVNIGAETYNTSELIERRGGAQRMTVEVRNDGTVGDEREVNLTIKNKSDGSTVFAGSKMVTVGSGDLTNTEPYPAWAGYDVDLDPGYYTYNVTVYNETKGEKKADSETGEIYLKNVDATGATGNDSPVTVDSDTVTLGS, from the coding sequence ATGTTCGAGTGGGGCAGCCGGGGGGCTGGAGACCGGGGTGTATCGCACGTTCTGGGCGTGGTGTTGTTGGCGAGTGCAGTCATCATTGGTGCTGTACTGATCGTTCAGGTGGGGCAACAGACTATCGGAGATGCCAATGACGACGCAAACGTTGAGCTCGCTGAAGAGGTACTACTGTCCGTTGACCAGAGCTTCCAGCGGTCAGATACGAACGAATCAGTTGAGGTCCCAGACCGGGTTCGGTCTGATGTCGCCGTTTCTGACGATGCGGCGTACAACCTGACGCTGAACGGTCGCTCGGCCTGTTCAACGGGGAACCGTTCGTTGCAGACGATTCAGTACCAGAAGAACGGCCAACAGGTCGGCTACCAGGGTGGGGGTGTGTGGCGGATGACCGAATCGGGCGCAACGATGTCGTCGCCCCCAGCAGTGAGCTACGACGAGGGGGCACTGTCGGTATCGTTCGCGAATATCTCCGGACAGCAGATCGGAGGAAGCTCGGTTGCGATTCGGTCGAATGCGACGGCTCAGCGGTCACACGAAGCAGCACTACAAATGGCCCTGTTCACTGACGTATCCTACGAGGACGCACGAACCGGCTCATTTTCGTCACCCAGTTATGAGTGTACCCCGTCTCAGGTTGCTAACGCGACACTGACTATCAAAAACAGTAGTTATGCCCGCGCGTGGGCGGATTGGGCACGAAGCACCTACGATGACCAGCATGTCACTGTGAAACCAGCCTCGGTTGAGCCGGGTGAAACAATTCATATACGCTTTGCGCTCGGTGACGTGTCCGATTCGAAGTTCGCAGTAGATAACATTACCGTACAGTCAGACCCTTCGAATCCCGGCCAGGCGACCGTCTCTGCAACGGTCACCAACGCCGGCGGGCTGAAAGACACTCAAACCGTCACATTGAAACACAATCGCTCGGGGGCGCCGAACGAGGCGACACAGACAGTCACGCTTGGCGGCGGGAAGTCTACCACTGTGAGTGGTACGGTCGACATCGCAGTTGCGAAGCCACACAACTTCACTGTCGAGTCAGACCACGATACTGCCTTTGAGAGAATCGTATATACGACTGTGTCCGGCACACCGTCATTGGATATCACAGGCAGTTCGATGCCAGCGACGGCGCGGCTGAATCAGGTCCCGTCGGCGACAGTCACGGTTACGAACAATGGGGAAATGACCGCAGATCAGGAGGTCGTGTTTCTGGTGAATGGTTCCGTGAACGCGACGCGAAGCGTGCTGATTGACCCGGGAGAGAGTCGGACCCTCGATTTCGGTCCGTCGATGCCGACTTCCGAGAACGGCACGTACGATATAGAGGTCAAAACAGCGGATGATACATACTCATACGACTTCACCGTCGGCGACACAGGTGTGTTCAAGATAACGTCCGTCTCGCCGCCGGGTGGACTGAAAAGCGGGGATACGGCGACCGTTGAAGCGACGGTCGAAAACACCGGTGACATTCGGAAATCCGCCGAGGTCAAAATTCGTATCGAGAACGCAACATCTGGCAACGTTGTTGCGTCAAAGGACCCAACGCTCACTCTCGACGGTTCACGTCGGGGGGCTGAGTCGGGGACTGCTTCAGTGACCAGTGGCCAGCTAACAGTCGGATCACCACAGCATTACACCTATGTTGTCGATACACCGGACGACACCCAGCAAGGGTCCTTCGTCGTCGGTTCCTCACCCCCACCGTTGTTCGAGATCACTGCTGCGGATGTCCAGAGCCCGGTCACGCCGGGCAACCAGACGAGCGTTGAGCTTACTGTCACGAACACTGGTGGGACAGAAGGGAAGCAGACACTGGGTGTCGAGTATAACGGAACGACTCACATTGCGGAGGACGAACGGCTCGCCCCCGGAAAAAGCGTCACGCTCAATCGGACTGTCACAGCGCCTGGAAAGCCTGGTAAGTACTTGCTAACGTTCTCGACGGCGAACCGGTCGCGACAGGCGACGCTATACGTACAGCCGGACTCGCTGCTTGAAGGGAACGGCTCGACAGTCACGATCCAGCAGTCGGTCAATGCTTCGGTTGCGCTGAAGGGTGCAGATCTAGAAGGGTTCAATCAGCGCTACTCGTACATATTCCACGCACCGGTACAGATGTCGGTATACGTCGATAACGGGTCCAGCCAGCAGTCGGTTGGACTCTGGCGAGGGTACGAGAACGGCAACATCAACGGCCCACACGCGGAGCAACGCCTCGTCTCTGACGAGCACGAGAACCCGTACTACTACTCCGCTTCGTTCGAACCCGGGACGGAGGTTTCAGTCTTCGCAACAGCCTATGGCTGTGACGGGTATGCTCTCACCGACCCCTTAATCAGACTCGCAGATGAGAATTATGCTACAGCGTACTGTAGCGATTGGGATAGATATGATACGACTACTGTCAGTCAGACTCAGAACCAGCAGAATCTTGTAATCCTGAACAACGGTGACGAACTCCCATCGTTCGAACAGGCACAGTGGTACCAGCGAGACATCCAAGACACGCTCGGTAGCCGCGTGAACGATACCGGGTATCTTCAACTGGGCGACGGGGAACGCGCCTTCCTGTATGAACTCTCGGAAGAGGGCGCAAACCCGGCTAACGCATCGAATGACGGTGACCCGGACTATAACGACGCTGTCGTCCTGTTCACAGTCAACGCAATCGAAAAGAACGTGCAGACGGGCCCGAAATTCAACCTCACAGACGTTACCGCACCGCCGAGGGTTGACGAGACAAACGATGCGACGCTGACCGCTGAAGTGAGGAACAGCGGCGGAAAGAGCGGTGAAGTTACCCTCGAGACCAGTTTCGATGGCAACAGTATCGGAACGAACTCGACGACAATTAGACCCGGTGAGACCGAGACCGTCACGTTCACGCTTCCGACTAGTTCAAAGGCGTCTGAAGAAACCTATCCGTACATGGTCTCTGTTGCCGGCACACAGCAGAAGGCAGGCGGGAACGTACGTGTTGGCAGTACGCCAGAGCAGTTCATGCAAGTCGATTCAGTCCGGGTACAGAGTGCCATCGACAACGACGACACCACGACTGCGACTGTCAACATCACCAACGTCGGTGGCCAAGCTGGCGTAGATACTGTTGTCCTACGTGCGAAAAACAAAGACGACGCGAGCCCGTCGTTCACCACGATCGACTCGAAGACCATGTCACCGAATCTCGACCCTGGTGAAACGCGGCAGTTTATGCTCGATATGCCGACCAGTCGCGGCAACTACACCTACTACGTTGAAACATCGAACTCCACATCCCCGAAGCAGTCGTTCTTCGTGGGGGAGTCGAACGTTGTCGTCAACGAGACGCAGTCAGTGAACATCGGCGCGGAGACCTACAACACCTCAGAGCTGATCGAGCGTCGCGGCGGCGCACAGCGGATGACTGTAGAGGTGCGCAATGACGGCACCGTCGGCGACGAGCGGGAAGTGAATCTCACAATCAAGAACAAAAGCGATGGATCCACCGTTTTCGCCGGCTCCAAGATGGTCACTGTCGGGAGCGGTGACCTGACTAATACCGAGCCGTACCCAGCTTGGGCGGGCTACGATGTCGATCTCGACCCCGGCTACTACACGTACAACGTGACAGTGTACAACGAGACCAAAGGCGAGAAGAAAGCCGATAGTGAAACAGGCGAAATATATCTCAAGAACGTCGACGCAACCGGCGCGACCGGTAACGATTCACCGGTTACGGTCGACTCAGACACGGTTACACTCGGTAGCTAA
- a CDS encoding tyrosine-type recombinase/integrase, whose amino-acid sequence MSDDLEPIAPAVAVNLYLDHREPELSEKSLTNQRYRLNSFIEWTQSKGIENMNELTGRDLHEFRVWRRQGKGSEYGEVSKVTLRGILATLRKFLEFCASIDAVEQGMRERVLLPEVDPEEASKDEKLDTEHAEAILDYLNRYQYASREHVIFGILWHTGIRLGSLRSLDLGDFDADGQYLQLRHRPGTGTPLKNGRAAERSIAVGDFYAEVIQEYIENHRNSVTDDYGRDPLITSNQGRLSETPIRSTVYKWTRPCMVGECPHGENPESCEYMTRDTASGCPSSRSPHGIRRGSITKHLRDGTPEEVVSDRMNVSNDVLDQHYDQRSEREKMEVRREFIDDA is encoded by the coding sequence GTGAGCGACGACCTCGAACCGATAGCTCCGGCAGTCGCAGTGAATCTCTACCTCGATCATCGGGAACCGGAGCTATCTGAAAAGTCCCTCACGAACCAGCGGTACCGGCTGAACTCGTTCATCGAGTGGACCCAGTCGAAGGGGATCGAGAACATGAACGAGCTAACTGGGCGCGATCTACATGAGTTCCGAGTCTGGCGTCGGCAAGGCAAAGGAAGTGAATACGGTGAGGTGTCGAAGGTCACCCTTCGGGGCATTCTCGCTACACTGCGGAAGTTCCTCGAATTCTGTGCCAGCATCGACGCAGTCGAACAGGGAATGCGTGAACGGGTGTTGTTGCCAGAGGTTGACCCCGAGGAAGCCTCGAAAGATGAGAAACTCGATACCGAACACGCCGAAGCCATCCTCGACTACCTGAACCGCTACCAGTACGCTTCCCGCGAACACGTCATATTCGGAATCCTCTGGCACACTGGTATTCGGCTCGGTAGCCTCCGGTCGCTCGACTTGGGCGACTTCGACGCTGATGGGCAGTACCTACAGCTGCGACACCGCCCGGGCACAGGAACTCCACTGAAGAACGGACGAGCTGCCGAGCGGTCGATAGCTGTCGGTGACTTCTACGCCGAAGTGATTCAGGAGTACATCGAGAATCACCGAAATTCGGTCACCGACGATTACGGTCGGGACCCGCTCATCACCAGCAACCAGGGCCGTCTGAGTGAGACACCTATCCGGAGTACCGTCTACAAGTGGACTCGTCCCTGTATGGTCGGCGAGTGTCCACACGGAGAGAACCCGGAGAGCTGTGAGTACATGACTCGGGACACTGCCAGTGGTTGTCCGTCGTCCCGATCTCCACACGGTATCCGGCGTGGTTCGATCACGAAGCACCTTCGAGACGGTACGCCGGAAGAGGTCGTTTCGGATCGGATGAACGTCTCGAACGACGTTCTCGACCAGCACTACGACCAGCGCAGCGAGCGCGAGAAGATGGAGGTTCGACGGGAGTTCATCGACGACGCATGA
- a CDS encoding ArsR family transcriptional regulator, which translates to MRENENTGTPKEVHDSGLVRVSRTQIGRRMKKLAEHGLLTHVGNGAYVITEEGKAYLDEEYDAEEGVYLDGENDASEPSTPAEPETNDV; encoded by the coding sequence ATGCGAGAGAACGAGAATACGGGGACGCCCAAAGAAGTCCACGACAGTGGGTTAGTTCGCGTGTCGAGAACTCAGATCGGCCGTCGAATGAAGAAACTCGCCGAGCATGGACTTCTCACTCACGTCGGCAACGGAGCATACGTGATTACAGAGGAAGGGAAAGCGTACCTCGATGAGGAATACGACGCCGAGGAAGGCGTGTACCTTGATGGAGAGAATGACGCTTCCGAGCCGTCGACGCCAGCTGAACCTGAAACGAACGACGTGTAA
- a CDS encoding AAA family ATPase, translated as MTRIDHLRINGFKGIDNLEVEPNSINLITGRNNTGKTSLLEAVDIVFNPESIGRFKKNLDKVINAQSSSGSVGVEFRRSQQLRLDDFDTSEPEKQVREVGFREPRPEEVADIFDHTLKEIIDLNEGYPIRIEMSDESGNLDSAEFNLGMKDTLQDVVTEIPIDDISAKMKNNIIILEIEGYEYAYINLGLQYNEVRDDIVSRTYQKLVEERPQVKETLEQSEHSRNLTRDIRQAISANLAPRFGSNRFVGEDPSTVDGVKMIDSTLLEADEISLAEENSAVRISDIEDYLKHNDIVENLNDFSFDSLVFEDDDEGKYEIPYQFMGDGFKTIVGVLWEVLSKERTGNVLLLEEPDVHMHPGYIEGLLEHLVQIVRTNDIQIFITTHNIDTIEGFFTEKMDEKQGEYLEENLQIIQLTDPVSRTLDYRSAEEEIEELGIDLRGI; from the coding sequence ATGACGCGAATCGATCACCTCCGCATTAACGGATTCAAGGGAATTGATAATTTGGAGGTGGAACCAAATTCAATAAACCTGATAACTGGTCGTAACAATACCGGTAAGACATCTCTTCTGGAAGCTGTAGATATCGTATTTAATCCAGAAAGCATTGGAAGGTTCAAAAAGAATTTAGATAAAGTTATAAATGCTCAGTCAAGTTCAGGCTCAGTTGGCGTAGAGTTTCGGCGAAGTCAACAGCTGCGGTTAGATGACTTTGACACTTCCGAACCAGAAAAACAAGTACGAGAGGTTGGGTTTAGGGAACCCCGTCCCGAGGAGGTCGCCGATATTTTTGATCATACGCTTAAGGAAATTATTGACTTAAACGAGGGATATCCAATTCGGATTGAAATGTCAGATGAGTCTGGTAATCTTGATTCGGCTGAGTTCAATCTAGGTATGAAAGATACTTTACAAGATGTGGTGACCGAAATACCAATTGACGATATTTCTGCTAAAATGAAAAATAATATCATTATATTAGAGATTGAAGGTTACGAGTATGCTTATATAAATCTCGGACTGCAATATAACGAAGTTCGTGATGATATAGTATCGAGGACTTATCAAAAACTGGTTGAGGAAAGACCTCAGGTTAAGGAGACACTGGAACAGAGTGAACACTCTAGAAACCTAACCCGGGATATTCGACAAGCAATCAGTGCTAATCTAGCGCCCCGGTTCGGCTCTAATAGATTTGTAGGGGAAGACCCTTCCACGGTGGATGGTGTCAAGATGATCGATTCTACGTTACTGGAAGCTGATGAGATCAGCTTAGCGGAGGAAAACTCTGCTGTCAGAATTAGTGATATAGAAGATTATCTGAAACATAACGATATCGTTGAAAATCTAAATGATTTCTCTTTTGACTCTCTTGTATTCGAAGATGATGATGAGGGTAAGTATGAAATTCCATACCAATTTATGGGTGATGGATTTAAGACCATAGTTGGGGTACTCTGGGAAGTTTTGTCTAAAGAACGTACAGGCAACGTTCTTCTATTAGAAGAACCGGATGTCCACATGCATCCAGGGTATATTGAGGGGTTGTTAGAACACCTTGTTCAAATTGTTCGAACAAATGATATACAGATATTCATAACAACACACAATATCGATACGATTGAGGGATTCTTTACAGAAAAGATGGATGAAAAACAGGGAGAATATTTAGAGGAAAATCTTCAAATAATCCAGTTAACAGACCCTGTATCTCGTACTTTAGATTATAGAAGTGCGGAAGAAGAAATTGAAGAATTAGGTATCGACCTCCGAGGTATCTAA